The Ranitomeya imitator isolate aRanImi1 chromosome 6, aRanImi1.pri, whole genome shotgun sequence genome window below encodes:
- the LOC138642233 gene encoding uncharacterized protein, whose amino-acid sequence MMERTMNSIYMDMDMEFALAHAYAVACFNERERERRRWSRRRFWIHPIVEVRESRGAYHCLFGELNDNREKYFEYTRMSQESFRYLLRRVEGSISRQDTQLRRAISAEERLLVTLRFLATGETFRSLHFQFRIGVSTLSGIIAETCRALWDNLREEYLPVPTSAIWETNAQKFNQVCNFPNCIGAVDGKHIRITKPAKSGSLFYNYKKYFSTVLMAIAGADCRFLAVDIGAFGRANDSRTFKESDMGQKLYGNNFNFPQPRPLPHTEGPAMPFVVVGDEAFQMSANLLKPYSSRGLDHTKRVFNYRLSRARRTVECAFGILVSKWRILGSAINLKIETVDEVVKACVVLHNFIMAKERINVELDEPIANPLPDYHDHPLRTSVEIAQMRDRFAAYFVSDVGRVSWQDQMV is encoded by the exons atgatggagcgaaccatgaacagtatctacatggatatggatatggaatttgccttggctcatgcctatgctgttgcctgttttaatgaaagggaaagggaaagacggagatggagtcgtcgccgcttttggatccaccctatagttgaagtccgggagagtcgtggagcataccattgcttgtttggcgaactgaatgacaaccgggaaaaatatttcgaatatacccggatgtcacaggagagcttccgctatcttctgcgtcgggtggaaggatccattagcaggcaggacacgcagctccggagagctatttccgcagaggaacggctgctggtgactctacg tttcctggctaccggagaaacgtttaggtcacttcattttcaattccggattggagtctccactctttcaggaattattgctgagacatgccgcgctttgtgggataatctccgggaggaatatTTACCTGTCCCTACAAGTGCAATCTGGGAGACCAACGCACAGAAATTCAACCAagtgtgtaattttccaaactgtattggcgctgtcgatggaaagcacattcggattaccaagcctgcgaaaagtggatcccttttctacaattataaaaaatacttttcaactgttctcatggcaattgccggtgcggactgccgttttctcgcagtggacattggtgcatttgggcgtgcaaatgactcgcgcacatttaaagagtcggatatgggccaaaagttatatggaaacaattttaatttcccacagccacgacctcttccccacaccgaaggcccggcgatgccatttgttgtggtaggggatgaggcattccaaatgtctgccaacctattgaaaccctactccagtcggggcttggaccatacaaaaagggttttcaattacagactgtccagggccagaaggactgtggagtgcgcctttggcatcctcgtttccaaatggcggatattgggatcggccattaatcttaaaattgaaacagtggatgaggtggtgaaggcttgtgtggttctccacaatttcattatggccaaagagagaataaatgttgaactggatgaacccatagccaaccccttgcccgattaccatgatcatcctctgaggacaagtgtggaaattgcgcagatgcgtgatcgttttgcggcctattttgtgtcagatgttggccgtgtgtcatggcaagatcaaatggtgtag